The Microbacterium luteum genome includes a region encoding these proteins:
- a CDS encoding pyridoxamine 5'-phosphate oxidase family protein yields MSGAAHPASISIAVEVPVIDHASDPVHAADPPADPAALAASWLPGPDEDRILMTLSTVSPEGVPHARTVMLSDFDGASFSFHTDASSRKVADLAVNPRVALTILWPGFTRQLVVEGLATRVSDASAARAYARRSPYLRQLAWVNTPEVAAQPLAAREEGWARFAAAHPDPEPPAGWVGFAVRPERWLFWVSHPGAPSRRIEYTPSATGWSARPLPG; encoded by the coding sequence ATGAGCGGCGCCGCGCATCCGGCGTCGATCTCGATCGCGGTCGAGGTGCCGGTCATCGACCACGCCAGCGATCCCGTGCACGCCGCCGATCCTCCCGCGGACCCGGCGGCGCTCGCGGCGAGCTGGCTGCCGGGGCCGGATGAGGACCGCATCCTGATGACGCTGTCGACCGTGTCGCCGGAGGGCGTCCCGCACGCGAGGACCGTGATGCTGAGCGACTTCGACGGCGCATCCTTCTCGTTCCACACCGACGCGAGCAGCCGCAAGGTCGCCGACCTCGCGGTGAACCCCCGGGTGGCGCTGACGATCCTCTGGCCGGGCTTCACCCGGCAGCTGGTTGTGGAAGGGCTCGCCACGCGAGTCTCCGACGCCAGCGCCGCCCGAGCGTACGCACGCCGGTCGCCGTACCTGCGTCAGTTGGCCTGGGTGAACACGCCGGAGGTCGCCGCCCAGCCGCTGGCCGCGCGGGAGGAGGGATGGGCGCGCTTCGCCGCCGCGCATCCCGACCCGGAGCCCCCCGCCGGGTGGGTCGGTTTCGCCGTGCGGCCCGAACGCTGGCTGTTCTGGGTGTCGCATCCCGGGGCCCCGAGCCGTCGCATCGAGTACACCCCGTCCGCGACCGGCTGGTCCGCCCGCCCCCTCCCCGGCTGA
- a CDS encoding creatininase family protein, with product MTTPFTPSSRAWADLSGPAITAATSDRSIAVVPIGAIEHHGPHLPLRTDALIAEAVATAAVDRAVAAGIDAWLLPTVAYAKSDEHHWAPGTLWIEGTTLLDELVQIGAAIAQTTVRTVAFVNGHGGNVMLLGWLNRELRRRYGLRSFSMPSGAGAAGDGVDGPDEKGQGIHAGFGETSLVMHLAPHLVAPEMPPRNVPEKIAGHTHIGFNRKPVMFGWTSDDFGPTGVIGDATGANAAFGKVLFERGVDFVAEALAEIDGFEFA from the coding sequence ATGACCACCCCGTTCACTCCGTCCAGCCGGGCGTGGGCCGATCTCTCCGGCCCCGCGATCACCGCCGCCACGAGCGACCGGTCGATCGCCGTCGTGCCGATCGGGGCGATCGAGCACCACGGCCCGCACCTTCCGCTGCGCACCGACGCGCTCATCGCCGAGGCCGTCGCGACGGCGGCCGTCGATCGCGCGGTCGCCGCCGGGATCGACGCGTGGCTGCTGCCGACGGTCGCCTACGCGAAATCCGACGAGCACCACTGGGCACCCGGCACGCTGTGGATCGAGGGCACGACGCTGCTCGACGAGCTCGTGCAGATCGGCGCGGCGATCGCGCAGACCACGGTGCGCACGGTCGCCTTCGTCAACGGCCACGGGGGCAACGTCATGCTGCTCGGATGGCTCAACCGGGAGCTGCGCCGCCGGTACGGCCTGCGATCCTTCTCCATGCCGTCGGGCGCGGGGGCGGCGGGAGACGGCGTCGACGGCCCGGACGAGAAGGGGCAGGGCATCCACGCCGGCTTCGGGGAGACCTCGCTCGTCATGCATCTCGCACCGCACCTCGTCGCGCCCGAGATGCCGCCGCGGAACGTGCCCGAGAAGATCGCCGGACACACGCACATCGGCTTCAACCGCAAGCCGGTGATGTTCGGCTGGACCAGTGACGACTTCGGTCCCACCGGCGTCATCGGGGATGCGACCGGCGCCAACGCGGCCTTCGGCAAGGTGCTCTTCGAGCGCGGGGTCGACTTCGTCGCCGAAGCGCTCGCCGAGATCGATGGATTCGAGTTCGCATGA
- a CDS encoding FAD-binding oxidoreductase, producing MTTPDYAALEREIADLLGPRGVSSDMRQREKASVDGARMSPIIAEQLPLGVADLVAFPATAAEIAAVVGIASRHGAPITPRGKGTGNYGQAIPMPGGLVLDMSRARSVIEVTDETITADAGAPMTALEQAARAAGRQLWMYPSTVHSSLGGFLSGGSGGTGTIAHGSNDRGFVVALDVVTPASAGELVHLEGEAAQGFVHNYGTAGIIARATVRLEPLQDWRGLYASFPDFSGALSVLRSLGRLTPLPRLVSADTPHVTAQLPPDDAFPEGRSSLRMIADIATVSEATALIEAAGGRIEDVREGANVSSAISVLSYNHPIEWLQKSEPGVYFHVEVSGDALVERIDAVHAVYPGGQLHIEAGHTVPIGMLAGVYESPEAVYAGIEALHDLGVSTHNPHQWNVDFRLAETVALARETDPAGLLNPGKLNPDYAGPTKGAIR from the coding sequence ATGACCACCCCCGACTACGCCGCCCTCGAGCGCGAGATCGCCGATCTGCTCGGCCCACGCGGCGTCAGCTCAGACATGCGTCAGCGCGAGAAGGCGTCGGTCGACGGCGCGCGCATGTCGCCGATCATCGCCGAGCAGCTCCCGCTCGGGGTCGCCGACCTCGTGGCGTTCCCGGCCACCGCCGCCGAGATCGCCGCGGTCGTCGGCATCGCCTCACGCCACGGGGCCCCGATCACGCCGCGCGGCAAGGGCACCGGCAACTACGGTCAGGCGATCCCGATGCCCGGCGGGCTCGTGCTCGACATGTCGCGCGCCCGGTCGGTCATCGAGGTGACCGACGAGACGATCACCGCCGACGCCGGAGCCCCGATGACCGCGCTCGAGCAGGCGGCGCGCGCCGCGGGGCGACAGCTGTGGATGTATCCGTCGACGGTGCACTCCAGCCTCGGCGGCTTCCTCAGCGGCGGATCCGGCGGCACCGGGACCATCGCGCACGGGTCCAACGATCGCGGCTTCGTCGTCGCCCTCGACGTCGTCACGCCCGCCTCCGCCGGCGAACTTGTGCACCTCGAGGGCGAAGCGGCGCAAGGATTCGTTCACAACTACGGCACCGCCGGCATCATCGCCCGGGCCACCGTGCGGCTGGAGCCGCTGCAGGACTGGCGCGGGCTGTATGCATCCTTCCCCGACTTCTCCGGCGCCCTGTCGGTGCTGCGCTCGCTCGGACGGCTCACACCCCTGCCCCGGCTCGTGTCGGCGGACACCCCGCACGTGACGGCGCAGCTGCCGCCCGACGACGCCTTCCCCGAGGGGCGCAGCTCCCTGCGGATGATCGCCGACATCGCGACCGTGTCCGAGGCGACGGCGCTGATCGAAGCGGCCGGTGGCCGCATCGAAGACGTGCGGGAGGGGGCGAACGTCTCGTCGGCGATCTCGGTGCTCAGCTACAACCATCCGATCGAGTGGCTGCAGAAGTCCGAACCGGGCGTCTACTTCCACGTCGAGGTCTCGGGTGACGCCCTCGTCGAGCGCATCGACGCGGTGCACGCGGTGTATCCCGGCGGCCAGCTGCACATCGAGGCCGGTCACACCGTGCCGATCGGGATGCTCGCCGGCGTCTACGAGAGTCCCGAGGCGGTCTACGCCGGCATCGAGGCCCTCCACGACCTGGGCGTGTCGACCCACAACCCGCACCAGTGGAACGTCGACTTCCGCCTCGCCGAGACGGTCGCCCTCGCGCGCGAGACCGACCCCGCCGGGCTGCTGAACCCCGGAAAGCTCAATCCCGACTACGCCGGCCCCACGAAGGGAGCCATCCGATGA
- a CDS encoding helix-turn-helix domain-containing protein, translating to MAETMGRRAPDGPADPDEAARALGARIRALRTARGATLTEVAAEAQLSHSFLSQVERGLERLSMTSLFRVAQALGTTQQALLTEQPRERSEGGFHLFRRQDDSAVDTESGPVHVMAPPTGHFVPMIMIGPFGDEGPWWEHGEDEFVYVLDGVLVVVLDEGEHELRAGDATYYEGWVRHKWRTPEGETSRVVVVKEQRRS from the coding sequence ATGGCGGAAACGATGGGGCGCCGGGCGCCGGACGGTCCGGCGGACCCCGACGAGGCCGCACGCGCGCTCGGAGCGCGCATCCGGGCGCTCCGCACGGCGCGCGGGGCGACCCTCACCGAGGTGGCCGCCGAGGCGCAGCTGTCGCACTCGTTCCTCAGTCAGGTCGAGCGCGGGCTGGAGCGCTTGAGCATGACCTCGCTCTTCCGTGTCGCGCAGGCGCTCGGTACGACGCAGCAGGCGCTGCTGACCGAGCAGCCGCGGGAGCGCTCGGAAGGCGGGTTCCACCTGTTCCGCCGTCAGGATGACTCGGCGGTGGACACCGAGAGCGGCCCCGTGCACGTGATGGCGCCCCCGACCGGGCACTTCGTGCCGATGATCATGATCGGACCGTTCGGCGACGAGGGGCCCTGGTGGGAACACGGCGAGGACGAGTTCGTCTACGTGCTCGACGGCGTGCTGGTCGTCGTGCTGGACGAGGGCGAGCACGAGCTGCGCGCCGGCGACGCGACGTACTACGAGGGATGGGTGCGCCACAAGTGGCGCACCCCGGAGGGCGAGACGAGCCGGGTGGTCGTCGTCAAGGAGCAGCGCCGCAGCTGA
- a CDS encoding methylenetetrahydrofolate reductase C-terminal domain-containing protein: MTIPPATMHRAAPLDACPKNMTYGPCGGVNPDGSCEAHPDPCVFLQRELPIRWPDAATTPVPAPTAAATEVADILARRALVMTGFPARPMVADDVSRVAEVLAPHTDAALSGDAATSRTQFPPSYRGHLMTAAGMRAWIGVNARDRNRVALEGELAALRHAGVAGVHCVTGDHTETGDRPDAAPVFDLEATTILPRARAHGLLPSFAESPAAPPHRLRGPRVAEKQRAGGRLCLTQYCGGVDEVAAFIERCRGAGATAPVLPGVPVIVDDDGAALLASFHAALLPPGYAERLRTARDMRSEGIRLAIEYGSALLEIPGVAGVVVAGGARRGDEIAYARVLATIARELGGGA; encoded by the coding sequence GTGACCATCCCTCCTGCGACGATGCACCGTGCCGCTCCGCTCGACGCGTGTCCGAAGAACATGACCTACGGCCCGTGCGGGGGTGTCAACCCCGACGGATCGTGCGAAGCGCATCCCGACCCGTGCGTCTTCCTTCAGCGAGAGCTGCCGATACGGTGGCCGGATGCGGCGACGACCCCGGTGCCCGCTCCGACCGCGGCGGCCACGGAGGTCGCCGACATCCTCGCCCGGCGCGCTCTCGTGATGACGGGATTCCCCGCGCGTCCGATGGTCGCCGACGATGTCTCCCGCGTGGCGGAGGTGCTCGCTCCCCACACCGATGCCGCGCTGTCGGGAGACGCCGCCACCTCGCGCACGCAGTTCCCGCCGTCCTACCGCGGTCACCTCATGACGGCCGCCGGCATGCGCGCCTGGATCGGTGTCAACGCTCGCGATCGCAACCGCGTCGCGCTCGAGGGGGAACTCGCCGCTCTGCGCCACGCGGGTGTCGCCGGCGTGCACTGCGTCACCGGAGACCACACCGAGACGGGCGACCGGCCCGACGCGGCGCCGGTGTTCGACCTGGAGGCGACCACGATTCTTCCCCGTGCCCGGGCCCACGGGCTTCTCCCGTCCTTCGCCGAATCGCCGGCGGCGCCGCCGCACCGGCTGCGCGGCCCGCGCGTCGCCGAGAAACAACGTGCCGGCGGTCGCCTGTGCCTGACGCAGTACTGCGGGGGCGTCGACGAGGTCGCCGCCTTCATCGAGCGGTGCCGCGGTGCGGGCGCGACCGCGCCCGTCCTCCCCGGCGTGCCGGTGATCGTCGACGACGACGGAGCCGCGCTCCTGGCCTCCTTCCACGCCGCGCTCCTTCCGCCCGGATACGCCGAGCGGCTGCGCACCGCGCGCGACATGCGCTCGGAGGGGATCCGGCTCGCGATCGAGTACGGCTCGGCCCTCCTCGAAATTCCGGGGGTCGCCGGTGTCGTCGTCGCCGGCGGCGCGCGGCGCGGCGATGAGATCGCCTACGCACGAGTGCTCGCCACGATCGCCCGCGAGCTGGGAGGGGGAGCGTGA
- a CDS encoding cyclodeaminase/cyclohydrolase family protein yields MEISTRTAALTEWTERLAEPAPAPGGGAAAAVVAAIGAAVAAMADGYGDDHPDTRRFVAARERAWEVADGDARASADLAVVFHAAPEDRDADRTRRILEHAAVSSAAVADVVVELASALEPLAERCPEPVRADVAVAARLLAAGARAGAVNVRVNATASADAGSSAEFVADLRAKEQDAIAAADALDRLAAEVTDTL; encoded by the coding sequence ATGGAGATCTCCACCCGCACCGCAGCCCTCACCGAATGGACCGAGCGACTCGCGGAGCCCGCCCCCGCCCCGGGCGGCGGCGCCGCGGCGGCGGTCGTGGCCGCCATCGGCGCCGCCGTCGCCGCCATGGCCGACGGCTACGGCGACGATCATCCCGACACCCGACGTTTCGTCGCGGCGCGCGAGCGGGCGTGGGAGGTCGCCGACGGCGACGCCCGGGCGTCCGCCGATCTCGCCGTCGTCTTCCATGCCGCGCCCGAAGACCGGGACGCCGACCGCACCCGTCGCATCCTGGAACACGCCGCGGTGTCGTCCGCCGCGGTGGCCGACGTCGTCGTCGAGCTCGCCTCCGCCCTCGAGCCGCTGGCGGAGCGGTGCCCCGAGCCGGTGCGCGCCGACGTGGCGGTCGCGGCCCGTCTGCTCGCCGCCGGCGCCCGGGCCGGAGCGGTCAACGTGCGGGTCAACGCGACCGCGAGCGCAGACGCGGGCAGCAGCGCCGAGTTCGTCGCGGATCTCCGAGCGAAGGAGCAGGACGCGATCGCCGCCGCCGACGCCCTCGATCGCCTGGCCGCCGAGGTGACCGACACGCTCTGA
- a CDS encoding ABC transporter permease — translation MTEQTLIAPAAAATPQATVPPSQARPQRTSALRRAGSSAVPIVLAIVGILVIWYAVSYLLLSESRRFLLPPPHEVVLETIGNPQIISPMLAALGQTTMVALVGLAIAVVIGMSWAIFMSQSHLAERVLYPYAVILQTIPILALTPLIGIWMGYGIPARVVVCVIIAVFPMISNTLFGLQSADPSAHDLFTLNKSSRWQRLTKLQLPAAIPSIFTGLRNAAGLSVIGAIVGDFFFQQGSQGIGGLLRTYTLRLNMEPLFLAIIFTALFGVAVFSVFAALDRAVVGRLFGWKNR, via the coding sequence ATGACCGAGCAGACCCTCATCGCCCCGGCCGCGGCGGCGACCCCGCAGGCCACCGTCCCGCCGTCGCAGGCCCGACCCCAGCGTACGTCGGCGCTGCGTCGCGCCGGTTCCAGCGCCGTGCCGATCGTGCTCGCGATCGTCGGCATCCTCGTGATCTGGTACGCCGTCTCGTACCTGCTGCTCTCCGAGAGCCGTCGGTTCCTGCTGCCCCCGCCGCACGAGGTCGTCCTCGAGACGATCGGCAACCCGCAGATCATCAGCCCCATGCTCGCCGCGCTCGGGCAGACGACGATGGTCGCCCTGGTGGGTCTCGCGATCGCCGTGGTCATCGGCATGTCCTGGGCGATCTTCATGTCGCAGTCCCACCTGGCGGAGCGGGTGCTGTACCCCTATGCGGTGATCCTGCAGACCATCCCGATCCTCGCGCTCACGCCGCTCATCGGCATCTGGATGGGCTACGGCATCCCCGCCCGCGTCGTGGTGTGCGTCATCATCGCGGTGTTCCCGATGATCTCCAACACCCTGTTCGGCCTGCAGTCGGCGGACCCCTCGGCGCACGATCTGTTCACCTTGAACAAGTCCTCGCGCTGGCAGCGGCTCACCAAGCTGCAGCTTCCCGCCGCCATCCCGTCGATCTTCACCGGCCTGCGCAACGCCGCCGGCCTGTCGGTCATCGGCGCGATCGTCGGGGACTTCTTCTTCCAGCAGGGCTCGCAGGGCATCGGCGGACTTCTGCGCACCTACACGCTGCGCCTGAACATGGAGCCGCTGTTCCTCGCCATCATCTTCACGGCCCTCTTCGGCGTCGCCGTGTTCTCGGTCTTCGCCGCCCTCGATCGTGCCGTCGTGGGCCGGCTGTTCGGCTGGAAGAATCGCTGA
- a CDS encoding ABC transporter ATP-binding protein gives MTAAAPAPVTTAPTLALRDVTKDFATGTRALTGVSMDISRGEFVSVVGPSGCGKSTLLRLAAGLDTVSHGSLDVDAAVTSFVFQDATLLEWRSAQKNVELVGELAGVPSAERARRARDALALVGLDGFEKQHPRELSGGMRMRVSIARALVAEPQLALFDEPFGALDEITRLKMQTELQRLFQLKRFAAMFITHSISEAVYLSSRVLVMSGRPGRIVADIEIPWEYPRPPELRYSPEFGRIAGHLSQTLEAHA, from the coding sequence ATGACCGCTGCCGCCCCCGCGCCCGTCACGACGGCGCCCACGCTCGCCCTCCGTGATGTCACCAAGGACTTCGCCACCGGCACCCGAGCGCTCACCGGCGTCTCCATGGACATCTCCCGCGGCGAGTTCGTGTCGGTCGTCGGACCCTCCGGATGCGGCAAGTCGACTCTTCTGCGCCTGGCCGCCGGTCTCGACACCGTCAGCCACGGCAGTCTCGACGTCGATGCGGCCGTGACGAGCTTCGTCTTCCAGGACGCGACACTGCTGGAGTGGCGGAGCGCGCAGAAGAACGTCGAACTGGTCGGCGAACTCGCCGGCGTTCCTTCGGCCGAACGAGCACGCCGGGCTCGCGACGCGCTCGCGCTCGTGGGGCTCGACGGCTTCGAGAAGCAGCATCCGCGCGAGCTCTCCGGGGGCATGCGGATGCGCGTGTCGATCGCGCGGGCTCTCGTGGCCGAACCGCAGCTGGCCCTCTTCGACGAGCCGTTCGGCGCGCTCGATGAGATCACCCGGCTGAAGATGCAGACGGAGCTGCAGCGCCTGTTCCAGCTCAAGCGGTTCGCGGCGATGTTCATCACCCACTCGATCTCCGAGGCGGTGTATCTGTCCAGCCGCGTGCTCGTGATGAGCGGGCGTCCCGGCCGCATCGTGGCGGACATCGAGATCCCGTGGGAGTATCCGCGCCCGCCGGAGCTGCGGTACTCACCGGAATTCGGCCGCATCGCCGGTCATCTCTCGCAGACGCTGGAGGCGCACGCATGA
- a CDS encoding amidohydrolase family protein, whose translation MVLPTPESLAPGAALDVLRNVTTIDGAVGDLAVVDGHLSTSIGDVAGPAGVDATGWMLLPPLADMHAHIDKAYTWEMAGRPAGSLEDAVACWQRFGTALTEEQIQHNGRRALLAALRAGVTTMRTHVNFHEGADPLRGLRAIVALRDEFAGLVDLQIVAMHGYLHAADLVREAIGIGADLLGGAPHLSPDPAGEMDRTIALADEAGIGVDFHTDETLNPASLDVVHLANATAHWAPERTRSAGHCVSLAVQPRDRLTEVLSTVAAAELSIVTNPLTNLYLQGWDHPVSTPRAVPPLRAIRAAGVVLAAGGDNVQDPFNPLGNGDMVDVAAALVIAGHLSPDEAWRVASAGRTLMGMPAAGGAHGDVADLLLVRASSVAEALAERAPDRVVVRDGRVVATRHLSTATVDIRTPAPKEITV comes from the coding sequence ATGGTCCTCCCGACGCCCGAATCTCTCGCCCCCGGCGCCGCGCTCGACGTGCTCCGCAACGTCACCACCATCGACGGCGCCGTCGGCGACCTCGCCGTCGTCGACGGTCACCTGTCGACCTCCATCGGAGACGTCGCGGGCCCGGCCGGCGTGGACGCGACCGGATGGATGCTGCTGCCGCCCCTGGCGGACATGCACGCCCACATCGACAAGGCCTACACGTGGGAGATGGCCGGTCGCCCCGCCGGCTCCCTGGAAGACGCCGTGGCCTGCTGGCAGCGTTTCGGTACCGCCCTCACCGAGGAGCAGATCCAGCACAACGGCCGCCGCGCGCTGCTGGCGGCGCTGCGCGCCGGCGTGACGACGATGCGCACGCACGTGAACTTCCACGAGGGGGCCGACCCGCTTCGCGGCCTGCGCGCGATCGTCGCACTGCGCGACGAGTTCGCCGGCCTCGTCGACCTTCAGATCGTCGCCATGCACGGCTACCTGCACGCGGCGGATCTCGTGCGCGAGGCCATCGGGATCGGAGCGGACCTCCTCGGCGGCGCGCCCCATCTGTCGCCGGATCCGGCGGGGGAGATGGACCGCACGATCGCGCTCGCCGACGAGGCGGGGATCGGCGTGGACTTCCACACCGACGAGACGCTGAACCCCGCGTCGCTGGATGTCGTCCACCTCGCGAACGCGACCGCGCACTGGGCGCCCGAGCGCACGCGTTCGGCCGGTCACTGCGTGAGCCTCGCGGTGCAGCCCCGCGATCGGCTCACCGAGGTGCTCTCCACCGTCGCGGCCGCCGAGCTGAGCATCGTCACCAACCCGCTCACCAACCTCTATCTCCAGGGGTGGGACCACCCCGTCTCGACGCCGCGCGCCGTCCCGCCGCTGCGGGCGATCCGCGCGGCCGGCGTCGTGCTCGCCGCCGGTGGCGACAACGTGCAGGACCCGTTCAACCCCCTCGGCAACGGCGACATGGTCGACGTGGCCGCGGCGCTCGTGATCGCGGGGCACCTGTCACCCGATGAGGCGTGGCGCGTCGCGTCGGCCGGTCGAACGCTCATGGGGATGCCCGCCGCCGGCGGCGCCCACGGCGACGTGGCCGACCTGCTCCTCGTGCGCGCGTCCTCCGTCGCCGAGGCGCTCGCCGAACGCGCACCCGATCGGGTCGTCGTGCGCGACGGCCGCGTCGTGGCCACGCGGCACCTGTCCACCGCCACCGTCGACATCCGCACGCCCGCTCCGAAGGAGATCACGGTATGA
- a CDS encoding PDR/VanB family oxidoreductase: MSYFSDVERDLVIAARTDVADGVVALDLVSPNGRDLPAWSPGSHIDLVLPGSSRDEVVERQYSLCSDPAERGSWRVAVLREDAGRGGSVRVHESAAVGARIRVRGPRNHFPFVPEPGLSYRFVAGGIGITPLIAMVAAAAAAGADWHLDYAGRSRRTMAFASELAAAHPDRVALHAADEGGRFDVSGLAASADEHTRIYACGPARLLEALDAAFPGEDGTRLHLERFEAREFGEPVWPDPFEVELALSGDVVTVSPGQSVLDAITEQSPETVVLSSCRRGTCGTCEAPVLEGEIEHRDSVLTPLERQDSTVMMVCVSRAACPRIVLDL; this comes from the coding sequence GTGAGCTACTTCAGCGACGTCGAACGAGACCTCGTCATCGCCGCCCGCACCGACGTCGCCGACGGCGTCGTCGCGCTCGACCTCGTCTCGCCCAACGGCCGCGACCTACCCGCCTGGAGCCCCGGTTCGCACATCGACCTCGTGCTGCCGGGGTCCTCGCGGGACGAGGTCGTCGAGCGGCAGTACTCCCTGTGCTCCGACCCGGCCGAACGCGGATCGTGGCGGGTCGCGGTGCTCCGCGAGGACGCCGGCCGCGGCGGGTCGGTGCGCGTGCACGAGAGCGCCGCGGTCGGAGCGCGCATCCGGGTGCGCGGACCTCGCAACCACTTTCCGTTCGTCCCCGAGCCGGGCCTTTCGTACCGGTTCGTCGCGGGCGGGATCGGCATCACCCCCCTGATCGCCATGGTCGCCGCGGCGGCCGCGGCAGGAGCGGATTGGCACCTCGACTACGCCGGCCGCTCGCGCCGAACGATGGCCTTCGCGAGCGAGCTCGCCGCGGCGCATCCGGATCGCGTGGCCCTGCACGCCGCCGATGAGGGCGGGCGGTTCGACGTCTCCGGCCTCGCCGCATCCGCCGACGAGCACACGCGCATCTACGCGTGCGGCCCCGCGCGGCTGCTCGAAGCCCTCGACGCGGCCTTCCCGGGCGAGGACGGCACACGCCTGCACCTCGAGCGGTTCGAGGCGCGCGAGTTCGGCGAACCGGTGTGGCCCGATCCGTTCGAGGTGGAGCTCGCCCTCTCGGGCGATGTGGTGACGGTCTCCCCCGGACAATCGGTCCTGGATGCGATCACCGAGCAGTCCCCCGAGACCGTGGTGCTCTCGAGCTGCCGGCGCGGAACCTGCGGCACGTGCGAAGCGCCCGTTCTGGAGGGCGAGATCGAGCACCGCGACTCGGTTCTCACGCCGCTGGAGCGACAGGACAGCACCGTCATGATGGTGTGCGTCTCCCGCGCGGCCTGCCCCCGGATCGTGCTCGACCTCTGA
- a CDS encoding amidohydrolase family protein, with amino-acid sequence MQRLRGAVRVFVDATTEHAGDLWIDAGRVVDAPAEVDLAGVRVDEVDVSGCVVTPGLVNAHHHLLQSGFRTLPATRGVPMREWLPAMASAYAAVGIDPSLTARTAAVGMAESLLSGVTTVADHQLNWPRPGSDPAGEVAEIAAAIAAVSRELGARLAFVRGTARDDAGIAAEGAEAIVETLLRDGHERGVTDDGMLQIAVGPAGVHSDGEATFRRLGEVAARHGLRRRTQANEQVDTEIALERYGRRPLDLLEEWGWLDVGVTIAHLCDVTAGEIDRLAAAGVTATHAPGCDVPMGWGVAPVAALRAAGVVVGLGTSGGGSNDAGHLLADARLAMQVSGLVGAQLSARTVLAMATEGGATGLGRDDIGHLRAGARADVCVWDVSGVADAGVADPVAGLLWASPGRRPRDVFVGGSAVVRDGRLLTADEATLVAGLRARIAG; translated from the coding sequence ATGCAGAGACTCCGAGGTGCCGTGCGGGTGTTCGTGGATGCGACGACCGAGCACGCCGGAGACCTCTGGATCGACGCGGGCCGGGTCGTCGATGCGCCGGCCGAGGTCGACCTCGCCGGTGTCCGCGTCGACGAGGTCGACGTGTCGGGATGCGTCGTGACACCCGGGCTCGTGAACGCTCACCATCATCTGCTGCAGTCGGGTTTCCGCACCCTGCCCGCCACCCGCGGGGTGCCGATGCGGGAGTGGCTGCCGGCGATGGCGTCGGCGTATGCCGCCGTCGGCATCGATCCGTCCCTCACGGCGCGCACCGCCGCCGTAGGCATGGCCGAGTCGCTGCTGTCGGGGGTGACGACGGTGGCCGACCACCAGTTGAACTGGCCTCGGCCCGGCAGCGACCCCGCCGGCGAGGTGGCGGAGATCGCTGCAGCGATCGCGGCCGTGTCACGTGAGCTCGGCGCTCGACTCGCCTTCGTCCGCGGCACCGCGCGCGACGATGCCGGCATCGCCGCCGAGGGAGCGGAGGCGATCGTGGAGACGCTGCTGCGCGACGGCCACGAGCGCGGCGTCACGGATGACGGGATGCTGCAGATCGCGGTGGGGCCGGCTGGTGTGCACTCCGACGGGGAGGCCACCTTCCGGCGCCTGGGTGAGGTCGCCGCGCGCCACGGGCTGCGCCGCCGCACGCAGGCGAACGAGCAGGTGGACACCGAGATCGCGCTGGAGCGCTACGGCCGTCGTCCGCTGGATCTCCTCGAAGAATGGGGGTGGCTCGACGTGGGCGTGACGATCGCGCACCTCTGCGATGTCACGGCGGGGGAGATCGACCGCCTGGCGGCCGCGGGCGTCACCGCGACCCACGCGCCCGGCTGCGACGTGCCGATGGGATGGGGCGTCGCACCCGTCGCCGCTCTGCGGGCCGCGGGTGTCGTCGTCGGACTCGGCACCTCGGGTGGGGGGTCGAACGACGCCGGCCACCTGCTCGCGGATGCACGCCTGGCGATGCAGGTGTCGGGACTGGTCGGCGCACAGCTCTCCGCCCGGACGGTTCTCGCGATGGCGACCGAGGGTGGCGCCACGGGCCTCGGCCGAGACGACATCGGGCACCTTCGCGCCGGCGCCCGAGCCGACGTGTGCGTGTGGGATGTCTCGGGGGTTGCCGATGCCGGCGTCGCGGACCCGGTCGCCGGGCTCCTGTGGGCCTCGCCCGGGCGACGACCGCGCGACGTCTTCGTCGGGGGATCCGCGGTGGTGCGCGACGGACGGCTGCTCACCGCCGACGAGGCGACGCTGGTCGCCGGCCTCCGTGCGCGCATCGCCGGCTGA